From Bacteroidales bacterium, one genomic window encodes:
- a CDS encoding insulinase family protein, with product MRKLFTLLLAVCIATVSFGQSMLLNPQDPIKLDSLVRVGHLDNGLTYIIRHNANPEHRAEFYIATNVGAINETPAQRGLAHFLEHMCFNGNKDFPGNTMMSYLEKNGLVFGANINAMTGVEQTVYVLQAIPTERKAMIDTALVILQNDAHFVKNDPSEIEKERGVIVEEWRSGNSAQRRQSESQMKVLYKGTKYADCNVIGDDKCILGFDPKELVSFYQTWYYPANQAIIVTGDVDVNYVENKIKELFNVIPKKENAPVKETIKVPDNKEPLVNVFSDPETSSTSVNIIIKQEPIPNQYKPLGLYLALNLSKDLMTSMLSERFSDAAKEPGSVFSAAGADYAQFATIMDGAYFYALPKEGNGLATVKELVKLIRQAGQYGFTQDELDRAKTNLLRGYQSAADKAATRTNGQLAMQYVNYFLEQEPYVDPVYENEVVKQYVPQITLQQLNMMIKSLITKENNIILYTCPKKDGVKVPTDAEVLSSYNDGYAAEVKPLAANAVNEPLLNAAAIKGGKVKKEEAGFAGSKTWTLSNGLKVHLYPTDIQKDAIQFRLEQKGGKSILPMEVLPSFEENVIAFYQQNAGVSKFSQSKLDKILAGKNVSVGNTVGPLTSGIIGGGSTKDFETMMQLAYLYYTEPRCDAAEFENSMSQMKSIASNLGSNPDFRFSEENERALNNNSPRFFFFGKDLLDKVSAANIKKGLDMLFSDAAGSEIYIAGDFKPEVIKPFVEKYLGALPVKSKVARKFVNHNMYMAPGMHEDVFEFDMKNPQTSAAIYYTGSLQNTKDNAIQLKAMTYILEMRYIASLREENGGTYSPSVDGYISLGANERYNFNVTFQTQYEKSKGLIEKVHKGIEDLAANGPTDEELTKTIESFKKNIPENMKRISYFMNLIEEYYSWGKDMTDSDALINKNVTKETVQKMAQLLVNNKNRTEIVMNPKRK from the coding sequence ATGAGAAAATTATTTACACTGTTGCTTGCTGTTTGCATCGCGACAGTTTCTTTTGGGCAGAGCATGTTGCTTAACCCTCAGGATCCAATTAAGCTGGATAGTCTTGTCAGAGTAGGGCACCTGGATAACGGGCTTACCTATATAATAAGACATAACGCGAATCCAGAACACAGAGCAGAGTTTTATATTGCTACCAATGTAGGTGCAATTAATGAGACACCGGCTCAGAGGGGACTTGCACATTTCCTTGAGCACATGTGCTTTAACGGAAATAAAGATTTCCCGGGCAACACAATGATGTCCTATTTGGAAAAGAACGGTCTTGTTTTTGGTGCCAATATAAATGCAATGACCGGCGTTGAACAAACAGTTTACGTTCTACAGGCAATTCCTACAGAGCGTAAGGCCATGATAGACACCGCTTTGGTAATTTTGCAAAATGATGCTCATTTTGTAAAGAATGATCCTTCAGAGATTGAGAAAGAGAGAGGGGTCATAGTAGAGGAGTGGCGCAGCGGAAATTCTGCACAAAGACGTCAGTCGGAATCTCAAATGAAAGTCTTGTATAAAGGGACAAAATATGCAGATTGCAATGTCATTGGTGATGACAAGTGCATTCTTGGCTTTGATCCAAAAGAACTTGTCTCTTTTTACCAGACATGGTATTATCCTGCTAATCAGGCAATTATTGTAACAGGAGATGTTGATGTAAATTATGTAGAGAACAAAATTAAAGAGTTGTTCAATGTCATCCCGAAGAAAGAGAATGCTCCTGTTAAAGAGACTATAAAAGTTCCTGATAATAAGGAGCCTCTTGTAAATGTTTTCTCAGATCCTGAGACAAGCTCAACTAGCGTAAATATTATTATTAAGCAGGAGCCTATTCCAAATCAGTATAAGCCGCTTGGCTTGTATCTTGCGCTTAATCTAAGCAAAGATTTGATGACCAGCATGTTAAGTGAGAGATTTTCTGATGCTGCAAAAGAGCCGGGTTCTGTCTTCTCAGCGGCCGGTGCCGATTATGCACAATTTGCAACCATTATGGACGGTGCGTATTTTTATGCTCTGCCAAAAGAGGGTAATGGTTTGGCAACTGTAAAAGAGCTTGTAAAACTTATTCGCCAGGCTGGCCAGTATGGCTTTACTCAAGATGAACTAGACCGTGCAAAAACCAACCTGTTAAGAGGTTATCAATCTGCTGCAGACAAAGCAGCAACAAGAACAAACGGACAACTGGCTATGCAATATGTTAATTATTTTCTAGAGCAGGAACCGTATGTAGATCCTGTATACGAGAACGAGGTTGTAAAACAATACGTTCCCCAAATTACATTGCAGCAGCTTAACATGATGATAAAGAGTTTGATAACAAAGGAGAATAATATTATTCTTTACACTTGCCCTAAGAAAGATGGTGTTAAGGTCCCGACAGATGCAGAAGTTCTGTCATCTTATAATGATGGTTATGCTGCTGAGGTTAAACCGCTTGCAGCAAATGCAGTCAATGAGCCTCTGCTTAATGCAGCAGCTATCAAAGGTGGAAAAGTTAAAAAAGAAGAGGCCGGTTTTGCCGGTTCAAAGACATGGACTTTAAGTAACGGTCTTAAGGTACATCTTTATCCAACAGATATACAGAAAGATGCTATCCAATTTAGATTAGAGCAAAAGGGTGGAAAGTCTATTTTGCCAATGGAAGTCCTTCCAAGTTTTGAGGAGAATGTTATAGCATTTTACCAGCAAAATGCAGGTGTTTCCAAGTTCAGCCAAAGCAAGCTTGACAAGATTCTCGCAGGCAAAAATGTATCTGTCGGGAATACGGTAGGTCCTTTGACAAGCGGAATTATTGGCGGCGGCTCTACAAAAGATTTTGAGACAATGATGCAACTTGCTTATCTATACTATACTGAGCCAAGATGCGATGCCGCTGAATTTGAAAACAGCATGTCTCAAATGAAGTCCATAGCTTCAAATTTGGGCAGCAATCCTGATTTCCGTTTCTCTGAGGAGAATGAAAGAGCTTTGAATAATAATAGTCCAAGATTTTTCTTCTTTGGGAAAGACCTTCTTGACAAGGTTAGCGCTGCAAATATTAAGAAAGGTCTTGATATGTTGTTCAGTGACGCTGCCGGCAGTGAGATTTATATTGCAGGTGACTTTAAACCGGAGGTTATTAAACCTTTTGTAGAGAAGTATTTAGGCGCTCTTCCTGTAAAATCAAAGGTTGCGCGCAAGTTTGTAAATCATAATATGTACATGGCTCCCGGAATGCATGAAGATGTATTTGAGTTTGATATGAAGAACCCTCAGACCTCTGCGGCCATATACTATACAGGTTCTCTGCAGAATACAAAAGACAACGCAATTCAATTGAAGGCAATGACTTATATCTTGGAAATGAGATATATAGCTAGCTTGAGAGAGGAAAATGGCGGAACATACAGCCCTTCCGTAGACGGGTATATTTCTTTGGGCGCCAATGAACGTTACAATTTCAATGTTACATTCCAGACTCAGTATGAAAAGTCAAAAGGTCTGATAGAAAAGGTACATAAAGGCATAGAAGATTTGGCAGCTAATGGCCCTACAGATGAGGAACTTACAAAGACGATTGAAAGTTTTAAGAAAAATATTCCGGAAAATATGAAACGAATTTCATATTTTATGAATCTTATAGAAGAATACTACTCCTGGGGCAAGGATATGACTGATTCTGATGCTTTGATTAACAAAAACGTAACAAAGGAAACAGTCCAAAAAATGGCGCAATTGCTTGTGAATAACAAGAATAGAACGGAGATTGTAATGAACCCTAAGAGGAAATAG
- a CDS encoding SIMPL domain-containing protein, with the protein MKKIYFISLAAAAACTALLAGSIKSYAQDNNKQNYVEVQTRCEREITPDEIYMSITINEKDSKGKVTVEQQERKMIAALKGVGIDVEKNLTVDDMNSDLQKYFLKRDAILASKSYTLKVKDAAELGKSFKALNDAGISDVNLDKAQVSQELQEKTKNELYAEAAKKSKENARTIVETVGGKVGKVIYAQTYNSYQRAYSNIALMSKAMAVDNEAPQEETSLQMDKTTVSVTVTMRFAIE; encoded by the coding sequence ATGAAAAAAATTTATTTCATTTCTCTTGCAGCCGCAGCAGCTTGTACGGCATTATTGGCAGGCAGCATAAAATCTTATGCGCAGGACAACAATAAGCAAAATTACGTAGAGGTTCAGACAAGATGCGAGAGGGAAATCACTCCCGATGAGATTTACATGAGCATCACAATTAATGAGAAAGACAGCAAGGGCAAAGTAACGGTTGAGCAGCAGGAAAGGAAAATGATAGCAGCTCTCAAAGGGGTAGGAATAGATGTGGAGAAAAACCTTACCGTAGATGACATGAACAGCGACCTTCAAAAATATTTCCTAAAGAGGGATGCCATACTTGCCTCAAAATCATATACTTTGAAGGTTAAAGATGCCGCAGAGCTAGGAAAATCTTTTAAGGCCTTAAATGATGCCGGCATATCTGATGTTAATCTAGACAAAGCCCAGGTGTCACAAGAGCTTCAGGAAAAGACTAAAAATGAGCTTTATGCAGAGGCGGCAAAGAAGTCAAAGGAGAATGCAAGGACTATTGTAGAGACCGTAGGCGGAAAAGTTGGCAAAGTAATTTATGCACAGACATATAACTCTTATCAAAGAGCATATTCCAACATTGCCCTGATGAGCAAGGCCATGGCAGTGGATAATGAAGCTCCGCAAGAGGAGACATCCCTGCAAATGGATAAAACCACGGTTTCAGTAACAGTTACAATGAGATTTGCAATTGAATAA
- the rpsF gene encoding 30S ribosomal protein S6, protein MLKSYETVFIATPVLSEPQMKETVSKYISLIKENKGEVVYEEDWGLKKLAYPIQKKTSGFYHLVEFKAEPSFVETLETQYRRDERIIRFLTFAMDKYAVAYAERRRANRAAKKNEAPKAEKPAAKEEKTNE, encoded by the coding sequence ATGTTAAAGAGTTATGAAACCGTTTTCATTGCAACTCCCGTTTTATCTGAACCACAGATGAAGGAAACGGTGTCCAAGTACATCTCTTTGATTAAAGAGAACAAGGGCGAAGTTGTATATGAAGAGGATTGGGGGCTTAAGAAATTAGCTTACCCTATCCAGAAAAAAACATCAGGTTTTTATCACCTGGTAGAATTCAAAGCAGAGCCTTCTTTTGTAGAGACATTAGAGACTCAGTATCGCCGTGATGAGAGAATCATCAGATTTTTGACGTTCGCGATGGATAAATACGCCGTTGCATACGCAGAAAGAAGAAGAGCAAACAGGGCTGCCAAGAAGAACGAAGCTCCTAAGGCAGAGAAACCTGCAGCTAAGGAAGAAAAAACTAACGAGTAA
- the rpsR gene encoding 30S ribosomal protein S18, with amino-acid sequence MANKVEENADIRYLNPVTVEVKKKKYCRFKKAGIKYIDYKDAEFLKRFLNEQGKILPRRLTGTSLKFQKKVAQAVKRARHLALLPYVTDLLK; translated from the coding sequence ATGGCAAATAAAGTAGAAGAAAATGCAGATATCCGTTATCTAAATCCGGTTACTGTAGAAGTTAAAAAGAAAAAGTATTGCCGCTTTAAGAAAGCAGGCATCAAGTACATCGATTATAAAGATGCAGAATTTTTGAAGAGATTTCTTAACGAGCAGGGAAAAATTCTTCCTCGCCGTTTGACCGGAACCTCTCTAAAGTTCCAGAAAAAAGTGGCTCAGGCTGTTAAGCGTGCTCGTCACCTTGCCCTGCTGCCTTATGTAACAGACTTGTTGAAATAA
- a CDS encoding lipocalin family protein — MRKFLTVLAVAVVACVACKNTTPGEYTGWVVKSGNDTLVVKALLSDSTQTFLIAKADLNDANGMIEGSPVVVDYVGKVKPVIEATKVACDPTYAKAIGSWTHVAAGMPDSLKEGVELMVGGEAKSINMATLVYSKWELAGPANKVILHVKSIGNGVQFDTTENATISEVNGQLTLALDGTEVTYTKEAPAPAAESVAK; from the coding sequence ATGAGGAAGTTTTTAACTGTTTTAGCTGTAGCCGTTGTTGCATGCGTTGCGTGCAAAAATACTACACCTGGAGAGTACACCGGCTGGGTTGTAAAATCCGGCAATGATACTCTGGTTGTAAAAGCTCTTTTGAGCGATTCTACTCAGACTTTCCTTATTGCAAAAGCGGATCTTAATGATGCAAATGGAATGATAGAGGGTTCTCCTGTTGTTGTTGATTATGTCGGCAAGGTTAAACCTGTAATTGAAGCTACAAAAGTTGCATGTGACCCAACCTATGCAAAAGCTATTGGTTCATGGACACATGTTGCAGCCGGTATGCCTGATTCTTTGAAAGAGGGAGTTGAGCTAATGGTTGGCGGAGAAGCAAAATCAATCAACATGGCTACGCTTGTTTATTCAAAGTGGGAGCTTGCGGGTCCTGCAAATAAAGTTATTCTTCACGTTAAGAGTATTGGAAATGGTGTTCAGTTTGATACTACTGAGAATGCAACAATTTCCGAGGTTAACGGACAGTTGACTTTAGCTCTTGATGGTACTGAAGTAACCTATACAAAAGAGGCTCCGGCACCTGCAGCAGAATCAGTTGCAAAGTAA
- a CDS encoding aminoacyl-histidine dipeptidase, translating into MKTILDLEPKEVWSIFHELNQVPRPSKKESKAVDFAYNYGKKLGLETFKDKIGNVIIRKPATKGMEKRAGLIMQAHLDMVPQKNPDVKHNFETDPIKTRVVGDLLYATGTTLGADDGLGVASALAVLSSKTLKHGPLEALFTVDEETGMTGARALKPGLLKGDILINLDSETEGELYVGCAGGLDGTATFKFTTEKVPAGYAYKKIVVGGLVGGHSGMDIILYRANANKVLARVLLPLLRDLNVRLVEISGGSIRNSIPRDAYAVVAIPSKSARKAAALISKVFKEVKFEYQYTDKDLKISTSNVKEKNPAIKKDTALNVVRAIYSCPNGVYRMCDTVPNFVETSNNMAIVKQEKNTILIHSLMRSSIDSEKFDLAEDMRAVFELAGAKFECSGAYSGWQLDMNSPILKEAKEIYKKQFGKEAKVVAIHAGLECGILGQAYPKWDMISFGPTIFSPHSPDERVNIESVGKLWKYLCALVENAPVKK; encoded by the coding sequence ATGAAAACAATATTAGATTTGGAGCCAAAAGAAGTTTGGTCCATATTTCATGAGCTAAATCAAGTGCCTCGTCCTTCTAAGAAAGAGAGCAAGGCTGTTGACTTTGCTTACAACTATGGAAAGAAACTTGGACTTGAAACTTTCAAGGATAAGATTGGTAATGTTATTATCCGCAAGCCTGCAACAAAAGGGATGGAGAAGAGAGCAGGTCTGATTATGCAAGCTCACCTTGACATGGTTCCTCAAAAGAATCCAGATGTTAAACATAATTTTGAAACTGATCCTATTAAGACAAGAGTTGTAGGAGATCTTCTTTATGCAACAGGTACTACGCTTGGAGCAGATGATGGTTTGGGAGTTGCTTCCGCACTTGCCGTTCTTTCTTCTAAGACATTGAAACACGGCCCGCTAGAGGCTTTGTTTACAGTAGATGAGGAGACAGGAATGACCGGTGCAAGAGCTTTGAAACCGGGACTGCTTAAGGGCGATATTCTTATCAATCTAGATTCAGAAACAGAAGGCGAACTTTATGTTGGTTGCGCAGGCGGACTTGACGGTACTGCTACTTTTAAGTTCACGACAGAGAAAGTTCCGGCCGGTTATGCTTACAAGAAAATTGTTGTAGGCGGCTTGGTTGGCGGACACTCCGGAATGGATATTATTCTTTACAGAGCTAACGCAAACAAAGTACTTGCAAGAGTTCTTCTTCCTCTTCTTAGAGATTTGAATGTCCGTCTTGTAGAAATTTCCGGCGGAAGTATTAGAAATTCAATTCCGAGGGATGCTTATGCAGTAGTAGCTATTCCTTCTAAGTCTGCAAGAAAAGCAGCTGCTCTTATTAGCAAAGTATTCAAAGAGGTAAAATTTGAATATCAGTACACAGACAAAGATCTTAAGATTTCTACCTCTAACGTAAAAGAGAAGAATCCTGCAATAAAGAAAGATACTGCTCTTAATGTTGTAAGAGCTATATATTCTTGTCCTAATGGAGTTTACAGAATGTGTGATACTGTCCCTAATTTTGTTGAGACATCTAACAACATGGCAATTGTAAAGCAAGAAAAGAACACTATACTTATTCATTCTCTAATGAGAAGTTCTATTGATAGTGAAAAGTTTGATCTTGCTGAGGATATGAGAGCCGTGTTTGAACTTGCCGGAGCAAAGTTTGAGTGCAGCGGAGCATATTCCGGATGGCAGCTGGACATGAACTCTCCTATATTAAAGGAGGCAAAAGAAATTTACAAGAAACAGTTTGGAAAGGAGGCAAAAGTTGTTGCTATTCATGCAGGACTTGAGTGCGGTATTCTTGGGCAAGCATATCCAAAGTGGGATATGATATCATTTGGACCTACAATTTTCTCTCCTCACTCACCTGATGAGAGAGTAAATATAGAAAGCGTGGGAAAATTGTGGAAGTATCTATGCGCCCTTGTAGAGAACGCGCCAGTTAAAAAGTAG
- a CDS encoding DUF4831 family protein: MKIKIVDKKLRNIKNLILLFTALSFFTTAQAQVLKDGDPVPQGAVIYSLPETSINILVSVSHVSFAAGPFASYSKKYLGIDASRNNSENYSIASIEISPSVEADPSASVAVNIGNSKTAGANFLAFCSQGLIVAPGYYSSGSVPFTFPSEISSSWSDNVQAVSNLQRDTAKLYKSVKNASGEIEKVAVPQTQIVEKTLEQKAAETAELIFKLRQKRIDILTGETDANYSGAALGDALKEINKLDKDYTSLFTGAQVVNVERASYDVVPKAKNAKQTYVAFRMSDTQGILPADNMSGRPIYLELSVLDQKIEAVDLNEAAAASKGKVAYRTPVIVMAKLIDGQKVLAQRRIPVYQFGKILYFPLDVAAGK; encoded by the coding sequence TTGAAGATAAAAATTGTAGATAAGAAGTTGCGGAATATAAAAAATCTGATTTTGCTTTTTACAGCTCTTTCATTTTTTACAACCGCACAAGCTCAAGTCCTAAAGGATGGAGACCCTGTTCCACAGGGTGCGGTAATTTACTCTCTACCAGAAACTTCCATTAATATTTTAGTTTCAGTTTCTCATGTGTCTTTTGCCGCAGGTCCGTTTGCATCTTATTCAAAAAAATATTTGGGCATAGATGCAAGCAGAAATAATTCAGAAAATTATTCTATCGCGAGCATAGAAATTTCTCCAAGCGTAGAGGCTGATCCTTCTGCGAGTGTTGCGGTTAATATTGGAAATTCAAAAACTGCAGGCGCGAATTTTTTAGCGTTTTGTTCTCAAGGTTTGATAGTAGCTCCAGGTTATTATTCTTCCGGTTCTGTTCCGTTTACTTTTCCTTCTGAAATTTCATCTTCATGGTCTGATAACGTTCAGGCTGTCTCTAATCTTCAAAGGGATACTGCTAAACTTTACAAGAGCGTGAAGAATGCAAGCGGAGAAATAGAAAAAGTGGCAGTGCCTCAGACTCAGATAGTTGAGAAGACTCTTGAGCAGAAAGCAGCGGAGACGGCGGAACTTATTTTTAAGTTGAGACAAAAGAGAATAGATATTCTTACCGGAGAGACGGATGCAAATTATAGCGGCGCCGCTCTTGGTGATGCGTTAAAAGAAATTAACAAGCTGGATAAAGATTACACCTCTTTGTTTACCGGCGCTCAAGTTGTCAATGTGGAGAGAGCAAGTTACGATGTTGTACCAAAAGCAAAGAACGCAAAGCAAACTTATGTTGCTTTTAGAATGTCGGATACTCAAGGTATTCTTCCGGCTGATAATATGAGCGGACGTCCGATTTACCTGGAGCTTTCTGTTCTTGACCAGAAGATAGAGGCGGTGGATTTGAATGAAGCTGCTGCCGCTTCAAAAGGAAAGGTGGCTTATAGAACCCCTGTTATTGTGATGGCGAAATTGATTGATGGTCAGAAGGTTCTAGCTCAGCGCAGGATTCCGGTTTACCAGTTTGGAAAGATTTTATACTTCCCTCTGGATGTTGCTGCCGGAAAATAA
- a CDS encoding lysophospholipid acyltransferase family protein encodes MAKFLAEIRYILLYLISLLPLRVHYFFSDITSFILEHITRYRFTTITVNMSRSFPELKYKEIRKLVHNYYRFMSDVLFETIWDLAHSDAAICRVAHAENPEVVDALIAKHNKVLIVMGHLGNWELVSGMCGLNSHRTPDSFSSYPLYMVYKRAKNKISDAVFKKIRMHEYRKFQSKGEMIESHQVIRKILRDKEEKATFIMIADQNALGDNNLVVNFLNQPTQMLQGPEFVAVKMAMAVVYLGIDRISRGKYSIHFSTITEDGSKEEHGFITKKYAELLESDIKKNKVNWLWSHRRWKKNVSILRCK; translated from the coding sequence ATGGCAAAATTTCTTGCAGAAATAAGATACATTCTTTTATATCTGATATCTCTTCTACCATTAAGAGTTCACTATTTTTTCTCAGATATAACCTCCTTCATTTTGGAGCACATCACAAGGTACAGGTTCACTACAATTACCGTAAACATGTCCCGCAGTTTTCCGGAACTCAAGTATAAGGAAATCCGCAAGCTTGTTCACAACTATTATCGTTTCATGAGTGATGTCCTATTTGAAACCATCTGGGATTTAGCACATTCCGATGCCGCTATTTGTCGCGTGGCGCATGCGGAAAATCCTGAAGTTGTAGATGCGCTTATTGCAAAGCACAACAAAGTTCTTATAGTGATGGGGCATCTCGGCAACTGGGAACTTGTGAGCGGAATGTGTGGTCTTAATTCTCATAGAACTCCCGACAGTTTCTCTTCTTATCCGCTTTACATGGTTTACAAAAGAGCGAAGAATAAAATTTCCGATGCAGTTTTTAAAAAAATAAGAATGCATGAGTATCGCAAGTTTCAATCAAAAGGGGAGATGATAGAATCACATCAGGTGATAAGAAAAATTTTAAGAGACAAAGAGGAGAAAGCTACCTTCATAATGATAGCAGACCAGAATGCGCTTGGTGATAATAACCTTGTTGTGAATTTTTTAAACCAGCCAACGCAGATGCTGCAAGGCCCTGAGTTTGTGGCTGTTAAAATGGCAATGGCTGTTGTCTATCTTGGAATTGACAGAATTTCCAGAGGAAAATATTCTATACATTTTTCAACAATTACGGAAGATGGCTCAAAGGAAGAGCATGGATTTATTACAAAAAAATATGCTGAACTTTTGGAGAGCGATATCAAAAAAAATAAAGTCAATTGGTTGTGGAGTCACAGACGCTGGAAGAAAAACGTTTCTATTTTGCGTTGCAAGTAA
- a CDS encoding peptide MFS transporter has protein sequence MFKNHPKGLLAAALSNMGERFGYYIMNAVLTLFLCSKFGLSDENGGLIYSIFYAGIYVMSLVGGLIADHKQNYKGTIMTGLVIMASGYVLLSIPIMATPTNTAILLAGTCFALFLIAFGNGLFKGNLQAIVGQMYDNFEAEAAKKGPEELKKAKAQRDPGFQIFYVFINIGGLVAPFIAPLLRSWWLKVNGLVYNSQLPALCHQYINEGAQMAGEKMANLHQLINTVNVGGAATDNLSAFCTHYLDVFNTGVHYSFIASVIAMMISLVIFIATKKTFPNPSKKEAKVTTNYSAEEKAAMAKEIKQRMYALFAVLGIVIFFWFSFHQNGASLSLFARDFVNTSTIAPEIWQAVNPFFVIALTPLIMLLFSHLAKKNKQISTPRKIAIGMGIAGTAYLFLSLVSFAHGYPSATAFRDLGVATQESMKAGPWVLIVTYFFLTVAELFISPLGLSFVSKVAPKNLQGICQGLWLGATAVGNLFLWIGPKMYNHLGLGYCWGVFLLLCLISMSVMFGMVKWLERTTGEAK, from the coding sequence ATGTTTAAAAATCATCCTAAAGGACTTTTGGCGGCTGCGCTAAGCAATATGGGAGAACGCTTCGGCTACTACATTATGAACGCAGTGCTAACTTTGTTCCTATGCTCTAAATTTGGATTGAGCGATGAGAACGGCGGACTCATCTATTCAATTTTTTACGCAGGCATCTATGTCATGTCACTTGTAGGCGGTCTGATTGCTGACCACAAACAGAATTACAAAGGGACCATTATGACGGGACTTGTTATCATGGCATCCGGGTATGTTCTTCTGTCTATACCAATTATGGCTACACCTACAAACACAGCCATCCTTCTTGCAGGCACATGTTTTGCCCTATTCCTAATTGCCTTTGGCAATGGACTTTTCAAAGGAAATTTGCAGGCAATCGTGGGCCAGATGTATGACAACTTTGAGGCGGAAGCTGCAAAGAAAGGTCCTGAAGAATTGAAGAAAGCAAAAGCCCAGAGAGATCCTGGTTTCCAAATTTTCTATGTATTCATTAATATAGGCGGACTTGTAGCTCCATTTATTGCTCCGCTTCTTAGAAGCTGGTGGTTAAAAGTAAACGGACTTGTTTACAATTCCCAGCTTCCCGCACTTTGCCACCAATACATAAATGAGGGTGCGCAAATGGCAGGAGAAAAAATGGCTAATCTTCATCAGCTGATTAATACTGTAAATGTTGGAGGCGCTGCAACTGATAATCTTTCAGCATTTTGCACACATTATCTAGATGTATTCAATACGGGAGTTCACTACTCTTTTATTGCTTCCGTTATTGCAATGATGATATCTCTTGTAATATTTATCGCTACTAAGAAGACGTTCCCTAACCCTTCTAAGAAAGAGGCTAAGGTTACTACAAATTACTCAGCAGAAGAGAAGGCTGCAATGGCAAAGGAAATCAAACAGAGAATGTACGCTTTGTTTGCTGTTCTTGGAATTGTAATTTTCTTCTGGTTCTCTTTCCATCAGAACGGTGCGTCTCTTTCTCTTTTTGCAAGGGACTTTGTTAATACAAGCACTATTGCTCCTGAAATATGGCAGGCTGTCAATCCATTCTTTGTAATTGCACTGACTCCGCTTATTATGTTATTGTTCAGCCATTTAGCAAAGAAGAACAAACAAATTTCCACGCCAAGAAAAATTGCGATAGGAATGGGAATCGCCGGTACGGCTTATCTGTTCTTGTCCCTAGTTTCCTTTGCACATGGTTATCCATCAGCAACAGCTTTTAGAGATTTAGGAGTTGCAACTCAGGAATCCATGAAGGCAGGTCCTTGGGTTTTGATTGTCACATATTTCTTCTTGACAGTTGCAGAACTGTTCATCTCTCCTCTTGGACTTAGCTTTGTTTCAAAGGTTGCCCCTAAAAATTTGCAGGGTATCTGCCAGGGACTTTGGCTTGGCGCTACAGCCGTTGGCAACTTGTTCTTGTGGATTGGACCTAAGATGTACAACCATCTTGGACTTGGCTATTGCTGGGGAGTATTCTTGCTGCTATGCCTGATTTCCATGAGCGTAATGTTTGGAATGGTCAAGTGGCTGGAAAGAACTACCGGCGAGGCAAAATAA